A single window of Archangium gephyra DNA harbors:
- a CDS encoding SDR family NAD(P)-dependent oxidoreductase, translating to MGALDGKTAIITGGGSGIGLGIAERFVREGAQVVIAGRSMQRLETAVAKLGRDARAVQTDVADEAQVKRLIDSVEALDILVTCAGGAVFGPVEQVPTKSWRELFEGRFFGQLSACHYAVPKMKPGSSIMFCSGIAGHAALANYAGGAGLCGAVNAMGRSLAIELAPRGIRVNVLSPGLTRDTAIDWGVPPEAVPGFLAGLSNNVPMKRPGTAHDMADAAFFLATCAYATGMVLDVDGGWTAV from the coding sequence ATGGGCGCACTGGACGGAAAGACGGCCATCATCACGGGGGGCGGTTCTGGAATTGGCTTGGGAATCGCCGAGCGCTTCGTGCGCGAGGGCGCGCAGGTGGTGATCGCCGGGCGCAGCATGCAGCGGCTCGAGACGGCGGTGGCGAAGCTGGGACGTGACGCCCGCGCGGTGCAGACGGATGTCGCGGACGAGGCCCAGGTGAAGCGGCTCATCGACTCGGTGGAGGCGCTCGACATCCTGGTGACGTGCGCGGGCGGGGCGGTGTTCGGCCCCGTCGAGCAGGTCCCCACGAAGTCCTGGCGCGAGCTGTTCGAGGGCCGCTTCTTCGGACAGCTCTCCGCCTGTCATTACGCGGTGCCGAAGATGAAGCCGGGCAGCTCCATCATGTTCTGCTCGGGCATCGCCGGCCACGCGGCCCTGGCGAACTACGCGGGGGGCGCGGGCCTGTGCGGCGCGGTCAACGCCATGGGGCGTTCGCTCGCCATCGAGCTGGCGCCCAGGGGCATCCGGGTGAACGTCCTGTCGCCGGGGCTGACGCGTGACACGGCCATCGACTGGGGCGTGCCGCCCGAGGCGGTGCCCGGGTTCCTCGCCGGGCTCTCCAACAACGTCCCCATGAAGCGCCCGGGGACGGCCCACGACATGGCCGACGCGGCCTTCTTCCTGGCCACGTGCGCGTACGCCACCGGCATGGTGCTCGACGTGGACGGAGGCTGGACGGCGGTGTGA
- a CDS encoding acetoacetate decarboxylase family protein, whose amino-acid sequence MDSQPSSAPQAVLNDYPPSPWTLRGQAYMSAWSVPVHRCSVRVDPVFEPVVVAGRLFVTGAFVDYAPGSTLTYGELAMGIVVKQRGARRYGSATPLLWVDSEQSLRGGRALWNLPKELARFELDRSPPGGGFSGAGWDERGQLLGKARFELLPGLPRRVRLPFLLPDLYSIRGQVCETKDDFSTSLRLLRGAWSIPDSSPLAALGLAGQQPLLSFWMRDFALTLPAATPVVDR is encoded by the coding sequence ATGGACAGCCAGCCTTCCTCAGCGCCCCAGGCAGTGCTCAACGACTACCCGCCCTCGCCCTGGACGCTGCGCGGGCAGGCGTACATGTCCGCCTGGAGCGTGCCCGTCCACCGCTGCTCGGTGAGAGTGGATCCCGTGTTCGAGCCCGTCGTCGTCGCGGGCCGCCTGTTCGTCACCGGGGCCTTCGTGGACTACGCGCCGGGCAGCACGCTGACGTATGGCGAGCTCGCCATGGGCATCGTCGTGAAGCAGCGAGGCGCCCGGCGCTACGGCTCCGCCACGCCTCTCCTCTGGGTGGACAGCGAGCAGTCCCTGCGCGGCGGACGCGCCCTGTGGAACCTGCCCAAGGAGCTGGCCCGCTTCGAGCTCGACCGGAGCCCTCCCGGCGGCGGCTTCTCGGGCGCTGGGTGGGATGAGCGGGGGCAGCTGCTGGGGAAGGCCCGCTTCGAGCTCCTCCCCGGCCTGCCTCGCCGCGTCCGGCTGCCGTTCCTCCTGCCGGACCTCTATTCCATCCGCGGCCAGGTGTGCGAGACGAAGGACGACTTCTCCACCTCGCTCCGGCTGCTGCGGGGCGCCTGGTCCATCCCGGACAGCAGCCCCCTGGCGGCGCTCGGCCTCGCGGGACAGCAGCCCCTGCTGAGCTTCTGGATGCGGGACTTCGCGCTGACGCTGCCAGCGGCCACACCCGTGGTGGACCGCTGA
- a CDS encoding TfoX/Sxy family protein, which produces MARMDSYVEYTLELLEPLGPVQARRMFGGWGLHHAGRMMGLIIEDRLYLKTDDTSRPTFEAAGGEPFVYDAAKGRKVTTSYWTPPSDVSDDAHALLPWARRAVEASLRAAQKQKKPAAKKKPAPAKAKTATPKKKPAAKKSSRRA; this is translated from the coding sequence ATGGCGCGCATGGACAGCTACGTGGAGTACACGCTGGAGCTGCTGGAGCCCCTGGGCCCCGTGCAGGCGCGCCGCATGTTCGGTGGGTGGGGCCTGCACCACGCAGGGAGGATGATGGGCCTCATCATCGAGGACCGGCTCTACCTGAAGACGGACGACACCTCGCGCCCCACCTTCGAGGCCGCGGGAGGCGAGCCCTTCGTCTACGACGCGGCCAAGGGCCGCAAGGTCACCACGTCCTACTGGACGCCTCCGTCAGACGTGAGCGACGACGCGCACGCGCTGCTGCCCTGGGCCCGCCGCGCGGTGGAGGCCTCGTTGCGCGCCGCGCAGAAGCAGAAGAAACCAGCCGCGAAGAAGAAGCCCGCTCCGGCGAAAGCGAAGACGGCCACGCCCAAGAAGAAGCCCGCGGCGAAGAAGTCCTCGCGACGCGCGTGA
- a CDS encoding prolyl oligopeptidase family serine peptidase has product MQQRLKPAIAALSLMLPLTSLAGAKGAVPPAPVAAKKAVADTYHGTKVDDPYQWMEKSDDAEVRKWVEGQTAHMRAVLDKLPSRDAIRARITTLLSHKSAAHFAMVQRGGVMFAMKFQPPRQQSMLVVLPSVDDTSSARVLVDPMELDPSGHTTIDFFVPSQDGKKVAVSMSKDGTESGDVTVYDVATGKALPGEVVPRVNGGTAGGGLTWNGDGTGFFYTRYPRGEERPAVDRDFFLQVYFHKLGTPTDQDTYELGKDAPRIANYQLETSEDGKHVLAVLGNGDGGEYALYLRGPQGTWTQLSTFEDKLTDATFGKDVLYVLSRKDAPRGKLLRIPLATPAQDKATVLIPEGEASLVGVRPTATRLYVVEQLGGPTRMRMLDLDGKELGVVPTPPVSSVGGTVYLGGDDVLFGTSSYTEPSAVYRYTAKDGKLAKTALGRTSPVDTRNVVVDRVMCTSKDGTQVPLNILHARGTKQNGNNPTLLTGYGGFNVSLSPGFSPMNFAFIEQGGVVAIANLRGGAEFGEEWHANGSLTKKQNVFDDFYACAKLLVEQKWTKPERLAIQGGSNGGLLMGAALTQHPEMYRTVLAHVGIYDMLRVELTPNGQFNIPEYGTVKNPEQFQAMYGYSPYHHVKDGVKYPSVLFTSGENDPRVDPFHSRKMVARMQAATGSKRPVLLRTNNMGHGMGTPLGEKIEELVDVYSFVFNELGMKYKPVDGKLPAPAAK; this is encoded by the coding sequence ATGCAACAACGCCTCAAGCCGGCCATCGCCGCGCTGTCGCTGATGCTTCCGCTCACGTCGCTGGCCGGTGCCAAGGGGGCCGTGCCTCCGGCGCCCGTCGCCGCCAAGAAGGCCGTGGCGGACACCTACCACGGCACGAAGGTGGACGACCCGTACCAGTGGATGGAGAAGAGCGACGACGCCGAGGTCCGCAAGTGGGTGGAAGGACAGACGGCGCACATGCGCGCGGTGCTGGACAAGCTGCCCTCGCGCGACGCCATCCGCGCGCGCATCACCACGCTGCTCTCCCACAAGTCCGCCGCGCACTTCGCGATGGTGCAGCGCGGTGGCGTGATGTTCGCCATGAAGTTCCAGCCGCCCCGGCAGCAGTCCATGCTGGTGGTGCTGCCCTCGGTGGACGACACCTCCAGCGCCCGCGTGCTGGTGGACCCGATGGAGCTGGATCCGAGCGGCCACACCACCATCGACTTCTTCGTGCCCTCGCAGGACGGGAAGAAGGTGGCCGTGTCGATGTCGAAGGACGGCACGGAGAGTGGTGACGTCACCGTGTACGACGTGGCCACCGGCAAGGCGCTGCCCGGCGAGGTGGTGCCGCGGGTGAATGGCGGCACGGCGGGCGGCGGCCTCACGTGGAACGGGGACGGCACGGGCTTCTTCTACACGCGCTACCCGCGCGGCGAGGAGCGTCCGGCCGTGGACCGGGACTTCTTCCTGCAGGTGTACTTCCACAAGCTCGGCACGCCCACGGACCAGGACACCTACGAGCTGGGCAAGGACGCCCCGCGCATCGCCAACTACCAGCTCGAGACGTCCGAGGATGGCAAGCACGTGCTGGCCGTGCTGGGCAACGGCGACGGAGGCGAGTACGCGCTCTACCTGCGCGGGCCGCAGGGCACCTGGACGCAGCTGTCGACGTTCGAGGACAAGCTCACCGACGCGACGTTCGGCAAGGACGTGCTCTACGTGCTGTCGCGCAAGGACGCGCCGCGCGGCAAGCTGCTGAGGATTCCGCTCGCCACGCCCGCGCAGGACAAGGCCACGGTCCTCATCCCCGAGGGCGAGGCCTCCCTCGTGGGTGTCCGCCCCACGGCCACCCGGCTCTACGTGGTGGAGCAGCTCGGCGGCCCCACGCGGATGCGCATGCTGGACCTGGACGGCAAGGAGCTGGGCGTGGTGCCCACCCCGCCCGTGTCCTCCGTGGGAGGCACGGTGTACCTGGGCGGGGATGATGTGCTGTTCGGCACCAGCAGCTACACCGAGCCGTCCGCCGTGTACCGCTACACGGCGAAGGACGGGAAGCTGGCGAAGACGGCGCTGGGCCGCACCTCGCCCGTGGACACCCGCAACGTGGTGGTGGACCGGGTGATGTGCACCTCGAAGGACGGCACCCAGGTGCCGCTCAACATCCTGCACGCCCGCGGCACGAAGCAGAACGGCAACAACCCCACGCTGCTCACCGGATACGGCGGCTTCAACGTCTCCCTGTCGCCGGGCTTCAGCCCGATGAACTTCGCCTTCATCGAGCAGGGCGGCGTGGTGGCCATCGCCAACCTGCGCGGCGGCGCGGAGTTCGGCGAGGAGTGGCACGCCAACGGCTCGCTGACGAAGAAGCAGAACGTCTTCGACGACTTCTACGCCTGCGCGAAGCTGCTGGTGGAGCAGAAGTGGACGAAGCCCGAGCGCCTGGCCATCCAGGGCGGCAGCAACGGTGGCCTGCTGATGGGCGCGGCGCTCACGCAGCATCCGGAGATGTACCGCACGGTGCTCGCGCACGTGGGCATCTACGACATGCTGCGCGTGGAGCTCACGCCCAACGGCCAGTTCAACATCCCCGAGTACGGCACGGTGAAGAACCCCGAGCAGTTCCAGGCGATGTATGGCTACTCGCCGTACCACCACGTGAAGGACGGGGTGAAGTACCCCTCGGTGCTCTTCACCTCGGGAGAGAATGATCCGCGCGTGGATCCCTTCCACTCGAGGAAGATGGTGGCGCGGATGCAGGCGGCCACGGGCTCGAAGCGGCCGGTGCTGCTGCGCACCAACAACATGGGCCACGGCATGGGCACGCCGCTGGGCGAGAAGATCGAGGAGTTGGTGGACGTCTACTCCTTCGTCTTCAACGAGCTGGGCATGAAGTACAAGCCGGTGGACGGCAAGCTGCCCGCCCCGGCCGCGAAGTAG
- a CDS encoding amidohydrolase family protein, which yields MRRETRRPRGMALGLALWMTGCGMAHPSVKAEAPAKDTVAFVDVNVVPMDSERLLAHQTVVVRGERIVALGPVDATPVPVGAARVEGRGRYLMPGLADMHLHLVPGTGQPEDPAGQVLALLLANGVTSARALGGPKDTSRLVRDRVARGEVLGPTLRVAAPSLHGKSVQGPEQARQRVREYKAAGYDLLKTHGSLGRETYDAMMSEARAQGLAVSGHVTPDVGLFHALESGQQIEHLDGYLNELLPENDSARQEVGQVEVGEPLERMEPARIPALAEATRKAGVWSSPTLALFETVTSPEGVESLRTRPELRYAKQASVEAWTQMLANDSQMTSAPAGRKHRFAELRRQVTRGLYTAGAKLLVGSDSPQLFMVAGFAVHREMEALAAAGIPPYGVLEAATRNAAEYLGEAGTWGTVAEGRRADLLLLEANPLEDVKHTRDIAGVMVRGQWLPRSELDAMLERTAVVANAPPRVNKGVATATSAAP from the coding sequence ATGCGGCGAGAGACACGGCGGCCCCGAGGCATGGCCCTCGGCCTGGCGCTCTGGATGACGGGGTGCGGCATGGCCCACCCGTCCGTGAAGGCGGAGGCACCGGCGAAGGACACGGTGGCCTTCGTGGACGTGAACGTGGTGCCCATGGACTCCGAGCGCCTGCTCGCCCACCAGACGGTGGTGGTGCGAGGGGAGCGGATTGTCGCGCTGGGCCCGGTGGACGCCACGCCGGTGCCCGTGGGCGCGGCGCGGGTGGAGGGCCGGGGCCGCTACCTCATGCCGGGGCTCGCCGACATGCACCTTCACCTGGTGCCGGGCACGGGCCAGCCGGAGGACCCCGCCGGACAGGTGCTCGCCCTGCTGCTGGCCAATGGCGTCACCTCGGCGCGGGCGCTGGGCGGACCCAAGGACACCTCGCGGCTGGTGAGGGACCGGGTGGCGCGGGGCGAGGTGCTCGGCCCCACGCTGCGCGTCGCGGCGCCGTCGCTGCACGGCAAGTCCGTGCAGGGCCCCGAGCAGGCGCGCCAGCGGGTGCGCGAGTACAAGGCGGCGGGCTACGACTTGCTGAAGACGCACGGCTCACTCGGCCGCGAGACGTACGACGCGATGATGAGCGAGGCACGCGCGCAGGGGCTCGCGGTGAGTGGCCACGTGACGCCGGACGTGGGCCTTTTCCACGCGCTGGAGTCGGGGCAGCAGATAGAGCACCTGGATGGGTACCTGAACGAGCTGCTGCCGGAGAACGACAGCGCGCGCCAGGAGGTGGGCCAGGTGGAGGTGGGCGAGCCGCTGGAGCGGATGGAGCCGGCGCGCATCCCCGCGCTGGCGGAGGCCACGAGGAAGGCGGGCGTGTGGAGCTCGCCCACGCTGGCGCTCTTCGAGACGGTGACGAGCCCCGAGGGAGTGGAGTCCCTGCGCACACGTCCGGAGCTGCGCTACGCGAAGCAGGCGTCCGTGGAGGCGTGGACGCAGATGCTGGCCAATGACTCGCAGATGACCAGCGCCCCGGCCGGGCGCAAACACAGGTTCGCCGAGCTGCGGCGGCAGGTGACGCGGGGGCTGTACACGGCGGGGGCGAAGCTGCTGGTGGGCTCGGACTCGCCGCAGCTCTTCATGGTGGCGGGCTTCGCGGTGCACCGGGAGATGGAGGCGCTGGCGGCGGCGGGGATTCCGCCCTACGGCGTGCTGGAGGCGGCCACGCGCAACGCGGCGGAGTACCTGGGCGAGGCGGGCACCTGGGGCACAGTGGCCGAGGGCCGGCGCGCGGACCTGCTGCTGCTGGAGGCCAACCCCCTCGAGGACGTGAAGCACACGCGGGACATCGCCGGGGTGATGGTGCGCGGACAGTGGCTGCCGAGGAGCGAGCTGGACGCGATGCTGGAGCGCACGGCGGTGGTGGCCAACGCACCGCCCCGGGTGAACAAGGGCGTGGCCACCGCGACGTCCGCGGCGCCATGA
- a CDS encoding SGNH/GDSL hydrolase family protein, with the protein MFRPVHWLFVLLGCVSCAGTPSPSPSPDSSRPVRVLFIGNSYTYYNNLPAMLEGFAQALAPGKRLETGSVLMGGATLESLWKQGQARTLIHDGSWNYVVLQEQSMLGGLRINGVAYMNDPAEIFFPYGRLFAQEVKTAGARPVFYMTWSRKADLPAQQVLTHAYASLAREQQGVLSPVGLAWQRVRRERPELELYVEDGRHPGPAGTYLAACVLFTSLFHQTCLGAPSSLTGAPWMDTAFDTSRTETLVALPEDTARYLQQVGSEVRLATGLPETDVAAPPAPVLPRLPRGVPLEAGQVAGEWQGTLALYPEERGMAPVPFQLSLDTRGAPLAGRGRILFPQGASLEADVAPRLEGEVLSFSFQDATLLEAPLQLRAVLVEGELRGVVSAVDAQGGRWFGSWSARSVQGPPSTPPRR; encoded by the coding sequence ATGTTCCGTCCGGTCCACTGGCTCTTCGTCCTGCTGGGGTGCGTCTCCTGTGCGGGCACCCCGTCTCCGTCCCCCAGCCCTGACTCGAGCCGCCCCGTGCGCGTGCTCTTCATCGGCAACAGCTACACCTACTACAACAACCTTCCGGCGATGCTCGAGGGCTTCGCCCAGGCGTTGGCTCCAGGGAAACGCCTGGAGACCGGCTCGGTGCTCATGGGCGGCGCGACGCTCGAGTCCCTCTGGAAGCAGGGCCAGGCGAGGACGCTCATCCACGACGGCTCCTGGAACTACGTCGTGCTGCAGGAGCAGAGCATGCTGGGCGGCCTGCGCATCAACGGCGTGGCGTACATGAACGACCCCGCGGAGATCTTCTTCCCCTACGGCCGCCTCTTCGCCCAGGAGGTGAAGACCGCCGGAGCGCGGCCGGTCTTCTACATGACGTGGTCGCGCAAGGCGGACCTGCCCGCCCAGCAGGTGCTCACACACGCCTATGCGAGCCTCGCGCGCGAGCAGCAGGGCGTGCTCTCCCCGGTGGGTCTGGCCTGGCAGCGGGTGCGGCGGGAGCGGCCCGAGCTGGAGCTGTATGTCGAGGACGGCCGCCATCCGGGTCCCGCGGGCACGTACCTGGCGGCGTGTGTGCTCTTCACCTCGCTCTTCCACCAGACCTGTCTGGGCGCGCCGAGCTCCCTCACCGGAGCGCCCTGGATGGACACGGCCTTCGACACCTCGCGCACCGAGACGCTGGTGGCGCTCCCGGAGGACACCGCGCGCTACCTCCAGCAGGTGGGCTCCGAGGTGAGACTCGCCACCGGGCTTCCCGAGACGGACGTTGCCGCTCCTCCCGCCCCGGTGCTCCCCCGCCTTCCGCGCGGCGTTCCTCTGGAGGCCGGGCAGGTGGCCGGTGAATGGCAGGGGACGCTCGCGCTCTACCCCGAGGAGCGGGGCATGGCTCCCGTGCCCTTCCAGCTCTCGTTGGACACCCGGGGGGCTCCGCTCGCTGGCAGGGGGCGCATCCTGTTTCCCCAAGGCGCGTCCCTCGAGGCCGACGTGGCACCGCGCCTCGAAGGCGAGGTGCTGTCGTTCTCCTTCCAGGACGCCACCCTCCTCGAGGCCCCGCTGCAACTGCGCGCGGTGCTCGTGGAGGGGGAACTGCGCGGAGTGGTCAGCGCAGTGGACGCTCAGGGCGGGCGTTGGTTCGGCTCCTGGTCCGCTCGCTCCGTCCAGGGTCCACCGTCCACGCCGCCGCGGAGGTGA
- a CDS encoding GTPase, which translates to MNPPTDALPDPDALQPLLSAALALPALKPQAARLERLRQDYARGLERKDAPLTVALVGATGAGKSTLLNALAGQALAREGEDRPTSTAATVFAPEGTGLEDLAQVGARVVRYTPGPQGMWSGQVFIDTPDLNSVATVHREVARAALERADVALVVMHRGSVAEATQAEFLAGFARRRSLVFLINFADELSAESREALKSQARRLAAEQYGLPLDSVPIFAISGRAAQRGEDPSGEFGAFLFHLKSLGTQAVAERVRRSNARGALEELASRVEAALKETEDTLARTRAALESGLARTSEGLRTDFESRLELAQGHLASEVRNQAAGRFWGPAAWGMRLSYVGAGGLGAATLLARRSLPVGLAVAATSTVLDAVRDKTRARAAETAVVEPFEDDIAVEGAARAALTEARSLAHASGLSPESLGLPDVDTVLAELKSARASAWRYTVTTAVGETVARWWRTARWLLLPLINLPLLALLGHVGYRVVRAYLEGPLLGLDYFLNAGALFALLAGAGALLASASLAGTTRGVRRAGLEHFLTRLGALGTRLGETVQDSLRPPREAARALLALTRRGTGG; encoded by the coding sequence GTGAACCCCCCGACCGACGCCCTGCCCGACCCCGACGCGCTCCAACCGCTGCTCTCCGCCGCGCTGGCCCTGCCCGCCCTCAAGCCCCAGGCGGCCCGGCTCGAGCGGTTGCGCCAGGACTACGCGCGCGGCCTGGAGCGCAAGGACGCGCCCCTCACCGTGGCCCTGGTGGGCGCCACCGGCGCGGGCAAGTCCACCCTGCTCAATGCTCTGGCGGGCCAGGCACTCGCGCGCGAGGGCGAGGACCGGCCCACCAGCACCGCCGCCACCGTCTTCGCCCCCGAGGGCACGGGGCTCGAGGACCTGGCCCAGGTGGGTGCCCGCGTGGTGCGCTACACGCCGGGCCCCCAGGGCATGTGGAGCGGCCAGGTGTTCATCGACACGCCGGACCTCAACAGCGTGGCCACCGTGCACCGCGAGGTGGCCCGCGCGGCCCTGGAGCGCGCGGACGTGGCGCTGGTGGTGATGCACCGGGGCAGCGTGGCCGAGGCCACCCAGGCCGAGTTCCTCGCCGGCTTCGCCCGGCGCCGCTCGCTCGTGTTCCTCATCAACTTCGCGGACGAGCTGTCGGCCGAGTCGCGCGAGGCCCTCAAGTCCCAGGCGCGCCGGCTGGCCGCGGAGCAGTACGGACTGCCGCTGGACTCGGTGCCCATCTTCGCCATCAGCGGCCGGGCGGCGCAGCGGGGGGAGGATCCCTCCGGCGAGTTCGGCGCCTTCCTCTTCCACCTCAAGTCCCTGGGCACGCAGGCCGTGGCCGAGCGGGTGCGCCGCTCCAATGCCCGGGGCGCGCTGGAGGAGCTGGCCTCGCGCGTGGAGGCGGCGCTGAAGGAGACGGAGGACACGTTGGCCCGGACGCGCGCCGCGCTGGAGTCCGGGCTGGCGCGCACCTCGGAGGGGCTGAGGACGGACTTCGAGTCGCGGCTGGAGCTGGCGCAGGGCCACCTGGCCTCGGAAGTCCGCAACCAGGCCGCGGGGCGCTTCTGGGGCCCGGCGGCGTGGGGCATGCGGCTGTCCTACGTGGGCGCGGGAGGCCTGGGCGCGGCGACGCTGCTCGCGCGGCGCAGCCTGCCGGTGGGACTCGCGGTGGCGGCCACCTCCACGGTGCTGGACGCCGTGCGGGACAAGACGCGGGCCCGCGCGGCGGAGACGGCGGTGGTGGAGCCCTTCGAGGATGACATCGCGGTGGAGGGAGCGGCACGCGCCGCGCTGACGGAGGCCCGGAGCCTCGCGCACGCGAGCGGCCTGTCGCCGGAGTCCCTGGGCCTGCCGGACGTGGACACGGTGCTGGCGGAGCTGAAGTCCGCGCGGGCGAGCGCCTGGCGCTACACCGTCACCACGGCGGTGGGTGAGACGGTGGCCCGCTGGTGGCGCACGGCGCGCTGGCTGCTGCTGCCCCTCATCAACCTGCCCCTGCTGGCGCTGCTGGGGCACGTGGGCTACCGCGTGGTGCGCGCGTACCTCGAGGGCCCGCTGCTGGGCCTGGACTACTTCCTCAACGCGGGAGCCCTCTTCGCCCTGCTGGCGGGAGCCGGGGCACTGCTGGCCTCGGCGAGCCTCGCGGGCACCACCCGGGGCGTCCGCCGCGCGGGCCTCGAGCACTTCCTCACGCGGCTGGGCGCGCTCGGCACCCGGCTGGGAGAGACGGTGCAGGACAGCCTGCGTCCCCCGCGCGAGGCGGCCCGCGCCCTGCTCGCCCTCACCCGGCGGGGCACCGGCGGATGA
- a CDS encoding Nudix dNTPase: protein MADGRSWEGSWKVRLYERVRERGYDSLTAFAEARPTASLVALAEELGPDDIAGVQLYNELLAEAERRKQVTRLVRGQLVRELWACLPNGWPAVRDDANRFKVAKALGLWSSLAPITHEKRVEQARAALRATPPPPGWLPRGPDDELLLTLLPDEKV from the coding sequence ATGGCCGACGGACGTTCCTGGGAGGGCAGCTGGAAGGTACGCCTGTACGAGCGGGTTCGTGAGCGAGGTTACGATTCGCTCACCGCCTTCGCCGAGGCGCGCCCCACCGCTTCGCTGGTGGCGCTGGCCGAGGAGTTGGGTCCGGACGACATCGCTGGCGTACAGCTGTACAACGAACTGCTGGCCGAAGCGGAGCGGCGCAAGCAGGTCACACGCCTCGTGCGCGGCCAGCTCGTACGAGAGCTCTGGGCGTGTCTCCCAAACGGCTGGCCAGCCGTGCGCGACGACGCAAACCGCTTCAAGGTCGCCAAGGCACTCGGATTGTGGAGTTCCCTGGCACCCATCACCCATGAGAAACGCGTCGAGCAGGCCAGGGCGGCACTCCGGGCCACACCACCACCACCCGGTTGGCTCCCGCGCGGGCCTGACGACGAACTGCTGCTCACGCTCCTGCCAGACGAAAAAGTCTGA
- a CDS encoding M23 family metallopeptidase: protein MILPTIFLLASAPAVPPARNTVAPEIGVPFACGRVFPVSQGHDTGSHLQNDTYAWDFRMPVGTPVVAAEDGTVRMARGDSTQGACDPKMAQYANYVVVAHSGGVETQYLHFSAVVVKPGEQVRKGQLLGYSGNTGWSCGPHLHFKVARAVGSGWNNPSVPALIAGYGDPVRDTLIAAPACGKNQDMPVMAANDPRGNEPLAPATDVMREGEQAAGGIPSGARSILEKVSRTASESARQREQRPEARASDGAGGSR from the coding sequence ATGATCCTGCCCACGATCTTCCTTCTCGCTTCCGCTCCGGCAGTTCCCCCCGCTCGCAACACCGTGGCCCCCGAGATTGGCGTTCCCTTCGCTTGCGGCCGTGTGTTTCCGGTGAGCCAGGGGCACGACACGGGCAGCCACCTGCAGAACGACACCTATGCCTGGGACTTCCGCATGCCCGTGGGCACGCCCGTGGTGGCCGCCGAGGACGGCACGGTGCGCATGGCGCGTGGCGACAGCACCCAGGGTGCGTGTGACCCGAAGATGGCGCAGTACGCCAACTACGTCGTCGTCGCCCACTCGGGTGGCGTGGAGACGCAGTACCTGCACTTCAGCGCCGTGGTGGTGAAGCCCGGCGAGCAGGTGCGCAAGGGTCAGCTCCTCGGTTACTCGGGCAACACGGGCTGGTCCTGCGGCCCCCACCTGCACTTCAAGGTGGCCCGCGCCGTGGGCTCCGGGTGGAACAACCCCTCCGTTCCCGCCCTCATCGCCGGTTATGGAGATCCGGTGCGCGACACGCTCATCGCCGCGCCCGCGTGTGGCAAGAACCAGGACATGCCGGTGATGGCCGCCAACGATCCGCGTGGCAACGAGCCGCTCGCGCCCGCCACGGACGTGATGCGTGAGGGCGAGCAGGCCGCCGGTGGCATCCCGTCCGGGGCCCGCTCCATCCTGGAGAAGGTCTCGCGCACGGCTTCCGAGTCCGCCCGTCAGCGCGAGCAGCGGCCCGAGGCGCGTGCCTCGGACGGTGCGGGCGGCTCCCGCTAA